A single genomic interval of Streptomyces sp. BA2 harbors:
- a CDS encoding SDR family NAD(P)-dependent oxidoreductase → MTDAQDFQDFEGLKALVTGGASGIGRATAELLAARGAHVAVLDLDPSSVEKPLTGHRADVSDDASVREAVAAAVAGLGGLDVLINNAGIGAQGTVEDNDDDQWHRVLDVNVLGIVRTTRAALPHLRDSHHAAIVNTCSIAATAGLPQRALYSASKGAVLSLTLAMAADHVREGVRVNCVNPGTVDTPWVGRLLDSAPDPAAERAALEARQPTGRLVSADQVAGAIAYLASPLSGATTGTALAVDGGMQGLRLRPAGQ, encoded by the coding sequence ATGACGGACGCCCAGGACTTCCAGGACTTCGAGGGCTTGAAGGCCCTGGTCACCGGCGGAGCCTCCGGCATCGGGCGGGCCACCGCCGAGCTGCTCGCCGCGCGCGGCGCCCACGTCGCCGTGCTCGACCTGGATCCGAGCAGCGTGGAGAAGCCGCTCACCGGCCACCGCGCCGACGTCTCCGACGACGCCTCGGTGCGCGAAGCCGTCGCCGCCGCGGTGGCCGGCCTCGGTGGACTCGACGTACTGATCAACAATGCGGGGATCGGCGCGCAGGGCACCGTCGAGGACAACGACGACGACCAGTGGCACAGGGTGCTCGACGTGAACGTCCTCGGGATCGTGCGCACCACCCGCGCCGCCCTTCCGCACCTCAGGGACTCCCACCACGCGGCGATCGTCAACACCTGCTCCATAGCCGCCACGGCCGGTCTGCCGCAGCGCGCCCTCTACTCGGCGTCCAAGGGCGCGGTGCTCTCCCTGACACTCGCCATGGCCGCGGACCACGTACGCGAAGGGGTGCGCGTCAACTGCGTCAACCCCGGCACCGTCGACACCCCGTGGGTCGGCCGCCTGCTGGACTCCGCGCCCGACCCGGCGGCCGAACGTGCCGCGCTCGAAGCCCGGCAGCCGACCGGGCGACTCGTGTCGGCGGATCAAGTCGCGGGCGCCATCGCCTACTTGGCGAGCCCGCTCTCCGGCGCGACGACCGGCACCGCGCTCGCTGTCGACGGCGGCATGCAGGGCCTGCGACTGCGCCCGGCGGGCCAGTGA
- a CDS encoding aldo/keto reductase: MARRRIGPGGVEVTELSFGAAGLGNLYTPITDDEAAAAIDAAWEAGIRYFDTAPHYGIGLSERRLGDALRARPRETYALSTKAGRLLEPVERPEGDDLAHGFAVPATHRRVWDFSADGIRRSLEASLTRLGLDHVDIVYLHDPDDHAEQAFREGYPALERLRAEGVVGAIGAGMNQTAMLTRFVRDTDVDAVLCAGRYTLLDQSALAELLPAAHEHGTAVVVGGVFNSGLLADPRPGATYDYATAPRALLERALRLKATAERHGTTLRAAALAFPLSHPAVTTVLVGARSPYEVRDAAEEFALAVPEGFWKEARAEGLLPAHVPVPVPVPVPGEDPA; this comes from the coding sequence ATGGCCCGGCGCCGCATCGGACCCGGCGGCGTCGAGGTGACCGAGCTGTCCTTCGGCGCCGCCGGCCTCGGCAACCTCTACACCCCGATCACCGACGATGAGGCCGCCGCGGCGATCGATGCCGCGTGGGAGGCGGGCATCCGCTACTTCGACACGGCGCCGCACTACGGCATCGGCCTGTCCGAGCGGCGGCTGGGCGACGCGCTGCGGGCCCGCCCACGGGAGACGTACGCGCTCTCGACCAAGGCGGGCCGCCTCCTCGAACCAGTGGAGAGGCCCGAGGGTGACGACCTGGCCCACGGCTTCGCCGTGCCCGCCACGCACCGCCGGGTCTGGGACTTCAGCGCGGACGGCATCCGCCGCTCCCTGGAGGCCAGCCTCACCCGCCTCGGTCTCGACCACGTCGACATCGTCTACCTCCACGACCCGGACGACCACGCGGAACAGGCCTTCCGCGAGGGGTATCCGGCCCTGGAGCGGCTGCGCGCCGAAGGTGTCGTCGGCGCGATCGGCGCGGGCATGAACCAGACGGCGATGCTCACCCGCTTCGTCCGCGACACCGACGTCGACGCCGTGCTGTGCGCGGGCCGCTACACGCTCCTCGACCAGAGCGCCCTGGCCGAACTGCTCCCGGCCGCGCACGAGCACGGCACGGCGGTGGTGGTCGGCGGCGTGTTCAACTCGGGCCTGCTCGCCGACCCCCGGCCCGGCGCGACCTACGACTACGCGACGGCACCCCGCGCCCTCCTGGAGCGCGCCCTCCGTCTGAAGGCGACGGCCGAGCGGCACGGCACCACGCTGCGCGCCGCCGCCCTGGCCTTCCCCCTGTCCCACCCGGCGGTGACCACCGTCCTCGTCGGCGCCCGCTCTCCGTACGAAGTCCGTGACGCGGCAGAGGAGTTCGCGCTCGCCGTCCCCGAGGGCTTCTGGAAGGAAGCCCGCGCCGAAGGACTGCTGCCCGCCCACGTGCCCGTACCCGTACCCGTACCCGTACCCGGAGAGGACCCCGCGTGA
- a CDS encoding L-rhamnose mutarotase yields MRIALHTKVRADRVAEYDAAHRQVPAELVAAIRAAGATSWTIWRSGTDLFHVLECEDYARMLAELDKLPVNIAWQARMAELLDVVHDYSADGADAGLPVVWELP; encoded by the coding sequence GTGAGAATCGCCCTGCACACCAAGGTCCGCGCCGACCGCGTCGCCGAGTACGACGCCGCGCACCGCCAAGTACCCGCCGAGCTGGTCGCCGCCATCCGCGCGGCGGGCGCCACCTCCTGGACGATCTGGCGCAGCGGCACCGACCTCTTCCACGTCCTGGAGTGTGAGGACTACGCCCGTATGCTCGCCGAGCTGGACAAGCTGCCGGTCAATATCGCCTGGCAGGCGCGCATGGCCGAGTTGCTCGACGTCGTCCACGACTACTCGGCTGATGGCGCGGACGCGGGACTGCCCGTCGTATGGGAGCTGCCGTGA